aataccctactcctgtccagAGATTGATCcaccgagtgtgttattgattgtataatcTGGAAGAAAAGTTATGCCCCAAGAGTCATCCGGACCTCTCCTTATATAGTGAGAGGAGTCTGTATTACAACATACAGcccatattcctaacggaataggcaagtaaaagataaaatacaatcgtaaccgactaggaccCCAGTATTTCCATGATACACAAGTTAGGAATTTAACCCGAGCcccttaaagatattctatctacatatgGTACCCTTATACCCAGTCGGATGTACatgccatgtgggtatggggtatccataatctccacaatgtatttattttttggtTGAAACTGGGATGTTAAACTTGTTAAAATAGTAGTTTTATCAGACAcagaaaagataaaaagaaaagaaaaaacataggtcCCGTGTCAACATATTAACGATTCTGGACAAACAGGCCCATATATGGCTTAGCatgaatatataaaaaaagcaaatattaggaaatgacctaatatcaaataattagaaggggtgatgCTTCAAACCCATATCGTCTAGCCTAAGACCTTGtgaagctagccggaagacccctaaGTGTTTCCCTCAGCATGTATATACACTTTAATTCTTTTAATTTGCTATGAATCATATCAGGTAGCAAGGCCGATTcacaatattttcatttgaataCTCAGTTTATTACATTAGAGAGAATGATCAAAATGCCCTTACGTAGGGTATGTTTGGCTGCCAGCGTTCACAATCATACCAATTTTTATATTGCAGAATTTTGGCAAGCTTCCAATATAAACATGCCTCAAATACCGCAGCAATATCTGTTAACTCTAGAAACTTCACCTATAAGGCATAAAACCAATCATACCATTGGTTCTCTCTTCTTTAATTCCTCTAATGACCATAGTACTATGCCATCCCAATTCCCAACCTTTCACAATGCAACTCTGTCATATGCTCCCTCTGCTATTAGCTTCAATGCTTCATCATGTAGGGGAGTATATGCAATTCATGGGATATGTCGTTAGAATGGGATCTACATCCTACCCCCTTGTGGTCATTGGTATGCACTTTTCTGAACACACTGGTTCGAGAATTCGGAGTGCTGGAACTTGTGCTTTATACTATATATTCCCAACTTGTGTTCTTATACTCTCTTGTTTTATGCCTTCGCTTGCCCAACACCTGTGTGGTCTGACACCCAATGTCACAATGAACTGAACTTTAGTTCCTGGTGCCTCCAATTCTTATCAGTCAAGGCCTGGAGTCTTTTAAGTGATCTGTTTGAGATATGGTTCCGAgtatatacatttatatataattGATGGGCAAACTACTGCCTTATTTTCTTTTAAAGTAGAACCTCACCCTCCTATGCAGACCATGACATTTCCTTTTCATTTCTCAGAGTTTTGATGGTGTCTAAGCTTGGTTTCTACACTATTGATCCTCAATATACGACAGTAAGTGTCGAAGTGATGCATCCTATTTATAGCTGAACATGTCTGGTTGAAGGCTTGAGTCATATATGACTCCAACAACCACATCAAGCGAtccatattttctttttccattaCACAAAAGACGTGTACGCATACTACCACGAACTCACATGGCAGCCACACTAGTAAGTGCGCCCCTTTATATCTTAAATATATAGATCAATGGTAAATCCATAAACATTATCGAAAAACGAATGTCAGGTCAAGTGGCactatgggacccacatgtcgcATATATAGCCCGCACATGCATCTCCTTCCATTCTGCTGCTTGTACCGCATCTGCTGCCCCTACCGCTAAACCTCACTGCCAATCTCCATCCCAATAACCCACTCTGGGTGAGGATCCTCACCATTATAGTCACTGGTATATGGTTTTCACCTTTTTATTATCCCACACGTCAGTGCTTATATTAATGGTAGAGTCATTATAGTATAGGATATGAAACCCCAATTTCATGCACTTTTACTTGTAGTTAGTAGCTTGGCAAAAGAGGACCGGCCAGCTGAGCACAGGCAAGCCGGCATAGAGGATCTCCAACGTCGAGTTTCACCCATTGAGCACATTCTGCCTGCTCATAAGTTTGTTATGTCCCTTTGTGCTCCCAAACAATTCTGAATTTTCAGCTTCAAAGTTCAGTTGATTAATTGGCTCTGTTTGAGCGAATATCATGGGCACGGCAGTGATGGGGTCGACTGATCCGGAGGTAGAAGGGATGGCAGCTAGTGGCTACTGGCTAGCACAGAAGATGTGTGGCGGTCAAACGGCGGGTTGACTCGAGGTCATAGTTATCGTTGTCAATCGCAAGGTTTCATATTTCGGTTTAAAATTTCAATCCCCACAatagattttttaaattttctgtgaattaactaaaattaactcaaatttggtcaaaatttgttTACATTTTAAACTATTTCGGATTGAATTCTCCAAAAATTTCTCCGATTCCGAAGTACCCAGAAGGCCTTTTTTCTGCATTCCGCGTTATATAGAACTCTGTCAACGGTAGCAGCAGGTGTAGCCTgaaggttttttttcttttctttttctcagcTAACTCTGTTAGCATAGAAGATGGACACCTGTGGACAGAACCTTTAGTGTTATTTTCCAGAACCGGCCTCTTCACCTGTGGTATAACCAAATTTTGCCTTATATCATGTGTAACCATTAATGAATTTGGATACAAATACAAATTTGGTGATCTATCGATTGACTACACCAAATTTCTGAAATCTATACGCCATTAATAAATTTGGATACAAACACCCACTTGCCCTTTGTTTAAGGCTCTTTGGCTCACAGAAAATTTGCAGCTAGTTCATATAGGAATTAGTTCAATTCCCATGAAATTCTCACAAGATTCCTCCATTTGCAAATTGATTAACGAGGTCAAGCGTTTCAATCTTCTGCCTAAAACAAACTGGAAGCTAATGCGAAAAACCAAATGTACGTGGAACAGGAGGGGGACAGTATTGGTAGCTGATATCCAGAAGTGAGAAGCTGTGAAGAAGATAGGCGCAGCTTGTTCAGAAATGTGCGTGGAAATAACATCTCGCATAGAGAGTCGTGTAGGGAAAGAATCTCAAGGAACAAGCACGCAAGTTTGTTCCTCTGCTCGCCCAACAGCACTGTGATATCACTCTGATCTTCAATGTGACAGTTGGTTGCAAGGTGCCTCCAATTCTCATTAGACCTAACATCTTATCTTATCCATGTGAGATTTGGCTCCATGCATCCATTCATAATTGATCAGCAAACTATAATCATGTATTTTCCCTGAATTAGGACCTCACCACACCTTCTTATGTAGGCCAtgacatttttctttttgtcagaGTGTTGATGGTTTGTGAGCTTGGTTCCTACACTATGACTCTTCAGTGTCATAGTGATGTATATCCTACTTATAACTGACTCGTTGAAGGCTTGAGTGAGTATTGCATGATGGCTTACCAAGTATCACTTCAACAACCGCAGATGAAGTGACCTCTCTCACTTTTTTATTAAGGGAGACGCATGTGCGTACTCTCTACCTTGAACTCGCACCacacactactggagaaaccctTATCTCTCCTAGTTTGCAACCCCTTAATCCCGGGAAGTAAACCGGGAGagagaatccgggactaaagatcgtcatctttagtctcggttgataacaccaaccggaactaaagagggATGCACCACGTGCTTGCAAAAGCCATCTTTAGTTccagttggtgttactaactgggactaaagatttttttttcttttcccttttcattgtttttttctgttttaaTATTGATTTCTAACTGAACTCAGATAAAATCATCCACATTCACAAAATCATTCACAAATACaataacaaaatcatccacGTTCACAcaaacatcacaaaatcatccacaaatttacATCATAAtgcaaaatcatccacaaatttatatcacaaaatcattcacaaaaacatctaaaaatcaTTCCAAATTTACAACACAAAATTACATCAGTCACAGCCTCGGCCGTgctgggcgccgccgcctgcagcctGCCGCAGCCCTCCGCGACGGCCACGCTGCCACCTGCCGCTGCCCGCCGCGTCGCGCCACGCCGcctaccgccgcccgccgtgccCTGCCACCCAGCTGCCGCATCCGGCCGCCACGGCCGTAGCTAAtgaagaggggagggaggagggggagggggagggcccggggaaggagaggaggaggaagataaGAGATAAGAAGATAAGGATAGGAAGGAAATAAGGTCAAGGGATAGAAagatagagattttttttttgtctctccACGTGCGCTTTTTCGTCTCAGCTGTCTCCCACGGCCGTTTTTTCTTTATAAACAACTAGGTAGGACTAAAGCACTGATCTTTAATGTTCCAGTTGTTAACACTAATCGAGACTAAAGATACTAGGATGCCTGCCACGGCCTGACAATgaatgaaccgggactaaagatcatttagttttaaaccgagactaaaaatgatttctAGTCCCGGTTTTTTTTGATGAATCGGGGCTATTGAGGTATTTAGGCAACCCACGAAAGATAGTTTCTCTAGTAGTGATACTTGCTGGCCGTAAGTGTGTCCCTTTACACACTTACAAAGATAGATCCAGATAAATCCCATAAACCTCAttaaataacaaatataaatgAATAGGTCGAATTGTCGACAATACGATTTTAAACCTAGTGAATGGAGCTACATAACCACGCACTTCTAGTGCTTCCTCACTGTGGACCATTGGATGTCTGGACTGCTGCTATTTTGTAAGATTATATACGATTCAAATTAATTTTTAAGAAAACCTTTTCAATATAAACATGCCAACACAATATTATCGTAAACTTTTAGATTCAGTCACGGGCGTCCAAAGCTTGACGCTTCTTCCCACCACTGAGCAGCACCTCGTCGATAAGCCTTGTCAAGTTGATATCCGCGGTTCCACCGGGCAGCGTCACCCTCGTGGCCATCTCCTTCCACTCCGCCGCGCGACGCCGCATCTCCcgccctttctccccctccatGGCCTCCCGTATCGTGGCGGCCACGTCGCTccgctccacctcgccgccgatctccatccCGACGCCCCACTCCGTGCGCTTGTACCGGCAGTTCGTCTGCTGCTCCGCGAAGAACGGCCAGCTCAGCATCGGCACGCCCGCGGCGAGGCTCTCCAGCGTCGAGTTCCACCCGGAGTGCGTCAGGAACACACCCACCGCGGGGTGCTCGATCACCTGCTCCTGCGGGCACCATGTCGTCAGCATGCCGCGGccctccacggcggcgaggaACTCCGGCGGCAGCACGGCGGCGTCGCCCTTGACGAGGTCGGGGCGCACGTTCCAGAGGAATGGGTAGCCGCTGTGGGCGAGGCCCCAGGCGAACTCCAGGAGCTGCTCGTTCGTCATCACGGCGATGCTGCCGTAGTTGACGTACACGAcggagcgcggcggccggccgtcGAGCCactcgaggaggccgccctGCTCCTTCCAGAGGTTCGAGCCGATGGCTGTGTCCAGCGGGCTGCCCTTGGGGACGACGTGGCGAACGTGGAGGTGGAGCGGCCCGACGGTGTAGACCGGTGGGAGGATGGCGCGCATGGCGTCCAGCGCCGGCCGCTCGAGGTCGTCGAAGGTGTTGAGGATGACGGCGTCGGGGAGGGTGAGCCGCTCGGCCTCGCGCATGATGAAGTTGAGCATGATGTCGCCGCGGTCCGTGGTGCGGATGAAGCTGGGGAAGTCGCGCAGCTGGACGCCGTCGCACatgccgcgcgcgccgtccacCACCGTGTCGAGGTACCCGTCGGCGAGCTGCGCCGCGTCCTTGAGCGGCACGAGGCCGCGCTCCACGAGCTGCCGGTAGTGGCTGTACCCCACGAAGCCGCAGGCGCTCGGCGTGCACAGCGCGGTGCACGGCACGCCGATCCGCCTCGCCGCGTCGTACGCGAACGACATGATGGCGTCCGCCACGACGCACGTGACCGGCGGCACACCGGAGGTCGGGTCATTGAGCtcggcgaggagggcgacgacgTGGGGGAGGCAGGTGGTCATGGTGGAGCGGCAGAGCGCGGGGATGTCCTgggtggcgtcggcgtcggacGGCGGGAGGCCGTCGGGGATGGCGGCGAAGCGGAACCCCggcacgccgccgtcgagcgcggcggcgccccggGAGGCGAGCATGCGGCGGTGGTTGAACTCGGTGTTGACGAAGGTGACGTGGAAGCCACGCGCGTGGAGCAGCTTGGCCAGCTTCATCATCGGCGTGATGTGGCCCTGCGCCGGGTACGGGATCATCACGGCGTGGCGCTGTCGCCTCGCCATCGTTGCGTCCTGCTTCTCCGGCGGCATTACGGTGTCACGCACTGTTCTGGCTCTGCTTGGAATGCATGCTACATGTCGTTCGCCAACTTTTATAGCTGCGTTGCTCGCATTGTATATTCGGTTTGTTTATAGCGTCACGCGAGACACGCGGGAGAGCCATCGGTTTCTCCTGCAAGAGCGTCATCGCATCAAGCCTTTAAATCCCCATCGGTTTCTCCTTATCACTATATAAGTTATGCAGCTCGCGATTGATACTTGATAGGGAAACACTGCAACTTAGAGTTCTCTTTTTGTGCGAATTTTGATGTAGGAAGAATACACTCTCCTATTTaatcataaatatatattttaatgtcCATGGTATCCTTGACGTGTTGCACAATAACAGTCTCGgaaatatatctttgactatGTTTTTCTATGATATATATACAACTATATTTGTTGTTCTAGTGCCTTTAAACTAAGTATTTTTGAAGTCATTTATaatcaaaattataaaagtttaacttcAACCTAGTCTAAAACATCATAATTAACGTCTAGGTTTATGCGACTGGAAAGTAGCGAATaatcatgtttttttaagaGTGTGTTCCTCCAAATATTCACTTTTAAGATGTTCAGGAAGTAAACAAAAAGTCGCCATGTACTACAACaaaatctgtattttttttaaaacaacagtCCTATATAAATAGTTTACTAATCAATTAGCTGGCCATCTAGTCAAGTTATTTATGGCTTGTGCATGGAGGCTAATGGCATAACTAGTCTATTTTAGAATTTTAGGTGTGATCTATATCAACTACTCAATCACTTGGATGGCGATATCACCTAAACTTATGCAATGGCAACATGTCTCTTATTTGACTTTGTCTAAGTATATTCGTACATTCACCGCTCTGGTTTATTTGTTTCATCCAATAGGACTTAAATTAACTGTATTACATGGTTTAGGAAAAAGAGGTTAGGCGGTGCTAATCAATCAAACAGAAACATACCACACCTTTTTTCGGCAACCTGTGAAAACACATTTATTAAAAAAGATAGATATTTGAATTCCTTTTCTGGCAACGCATGGAAACGTGAAATCCAAACATGCCCAGCCCACTTGGCCAGGTTAAACAAGAGCGTTTTTACTGTCCTTCAGGAAGTATGGCATCTTATACCTCCCAATACCTCCTCAAGTACTCCTCCCAATACTTCCTCAAGTACTCCTAAAAAGGAACTCTGGGAAATACTTCTACACCATTACAACAAATGCAAGGCCCACAGCTCGACGTACAGGTAAATGCAGTTCAGTACAGGTGACCCTGGTTGACTATCAGCAATGGCAGCAAATGGCCATAACAGTATTTCAGAAAAAGAATGATCATCTCCAAATCAATCTTGAGAGAATACCTGAACATGGGGTTGCACACTCAATTTCCTTCTATTATGAAGGTGTGAGTCCACAAGTTTCCCTATCAAGTTACAGAGCAAGAGCAAACAGTTACAACTCAACACAAAAGCACTACGCTAAAAGAGTAATAAAAGTGTGGCTAGGTAGAAATAAATTGGCAGTTTGTATCAATTTATAGGTCTTAAACAGGACATAATTTTGATCCCTACTCTTGTATACCTACTCACCTGTATGGAGGATCAGTTTAGTTTCCATGCACACGAAGCCTCGCAAATGTCAGGTAGCCAGTGTGTCCTCTAGCAGTGCTACAAGGCCTAACCATAACACTAGAATTCTGCTTAACATCTAAAGTTTCTGCAGCAGCaagaagttttctttttttctgagcAAGAGGCACTGCATTAGACTCTTCATTGGTTGTGGCACCCTTCAAACCACCTTCTCGTACTTCATAGGTGCGAAGAAGAATTTCAAAGGTTCTAATATCTGCATTATAACACGGAAATGTTAAAATAGAACTTTTGTTCAGCCCCCACTTTTGTGGGTTAACTCAGGATAATGTTTACTTGTATTACCTATTGgtcaatattttcaaatctatGGTTATGTATTCAGAAATAGTTTAGTGTTTAGTAAAGTCAACTGTAGATAATTTATATTCAAAATGGGATATAATTTTTCAGGGTCTAAATGTCACCATTCTGTAACTCCAATATGATAGAACTAGAGTCGCATCATCAAATTATAAGTCTGAATAAGACTACCCACTAATAAAATTGAATGGTGATGAAAATGACTCCTAAGTTAAATGGATCCCACAAAACATCAAATTGTAAGCTGTAGCAAAATCTTTACAACTTTCATACTCAAACAAGAAACTTTAAATACTGTTTGTCGAAGCAGCTAACTTAAGGTCTGTCATCCAAACAGCTATCAAGGTACAAACTACAAACTAAACAAGTTTGCTACAACTCGAAATAAATATGTAAAGTTCTCTCCCAAAATTACTCCAAAGCAACACAAGGCAAaataatcaaactttcaatccCAGATGTGCAAATTGGTACCACAATCAATCTATGAGTATAATGGGGTCATTTGCTCCCATGAATCATGAAAAACAGTTATAATACGCCCTCAATTTCTGACAGAAAAAAATTCTGAGCATGCATTGAACCTGTGAAACATGATCTCATAGCTTCGCAAGCCCGCTGCACTTGCTCAATGCAGGGTGAGAAGGAGCATAAAACTCCATCTTGCTTTAGCATAGTCCCCGCAGAAGGTATTGCAAGCCAAGGCTGGGGTAAGTCCAAGAACACAGCATCGGCAGCACCAGTGTGTTCCTCAGGGAACCCTTGTCCTTGTATGTCCCGAACTGCGACTGTGATTATGCTGGTCAGGTCATTCCTCTCAAAATCTTCCCTATTTACAAATGGAAACCAAATCGCAATtgcaaaaaggaaaatatccatCAAAATGATATGTCTATGGAGAAGTATTGGACAATCATGGATTCACGGTTCTGAAAATCTTCTCTTTCATGTTATATAAGTTCTCTATCTGCTGTGCCATGTTGAGTGACAATAACAATTTTTAGTCCAAGTAAACTTTTCTCTGTAGTGTAATCTGCATTTCACATTAGTGTTATGCTTCAAGTGGAGTTGAAAAGGGGGTGAACCCTGTCGATCATATCATCCTAGTATCTTACAGGTGCTGCAAAGACATAAGTTGAGAAATCATCCCTATGGCCCTATCCTATCTGTAAAGTCATTTTCTATAACAGCATATCACACAAAATACTTTTATTGTGCATTACTGCAAAATAGCTCCATACAACCAGCTAGGTGGTGCCACACAAATCACTTTATCGTGCATTACCACCACAACAGAAAACGATCTCACATCAAAAAGCTTGGACAACTCCAAGCTAATGTGTGTGCAAAAGTGCACAGGTGATTCTGATTTGTGACAATCATATCAGGCAGGGAAACCACCAAAGGATAATATTGCTTGTGAATTATCACCAATCTACCTTCTCTATGCAGAATGCTAAGATAAGTATCTATACATTAGTCACAGTGGTTTATTTTTCTCCCCAAAATTCGGCCTAAATATTCTATCAAGTGATCGATTCTTCCATAAGAAAAATATTAgtccataagaaaaaaaatgtatgcaGAATGCTAAGATAATATCTATAAATTAGTCACATCTGTTTATTTTTCTCCCCAAAATTCGGCCTAAATATTCTATAAGTGATCGATTCTTCCATAAGAAAAATATTAgtccataagaaaaaaaaatgtatgcaGAATGCTaagataatatatataaattagacACAGCTGTTTATTTTTCTCCCCAAAATTCGGCCTAAATATTTTTATCAGGTGATCGATTCTTCCATCAGAAAAACAAATATTACAGtccataagagaaaaaaattagtacCTTGCGGAGGCGGCCCTTTGGTCGTGGAAATCGAAGGTGCAGACGCGGCCGtgcggggcgacggcgcgggcgagcgagGTGGTGAGGGAGCCGCTCCCGGTGCCGGACTCGAGTACGAGGCACCCGGGGACGAGCTCGAGGTAGGAGACGACGAGGCTGATGTCGGCGAGGTAGAGGATCTGCGTCCGGTGGCTGAGCACGAGCGTCCACAGCTCAGGGGTGGGCGCAAGGAGGTGGACGAACCCGCCGCCCTTCCCCTTGCCCCCGCgagcccctccgccgccggcggaggcggcgctgtgGACCTTGCAGCCGAAGGGGCGGCCGATCCAGTCGTCGTGGCGGAAGACGCCGAATCGGTTCTGGAGCACGGCCCccgggcgcacggcgacggcgcgcatgGCGTCGTGGCGCTCGTACACCACGACGGTGTCCCCCTCCGCGATGCGGCGCTGGGAGGTGGGCTTGGATGACGGATCCAGCGGCACCATCatcttctccggcggcggcggcggcggcgtggtggtgggGTTTGGGGGGTTTATCGCTGTAGTGGTGTTAGATTTGTGTGTGCTTTTACCTTATAATCCTCTTTTCCGAGATCGGGGGTACGAGGAAGGGGTCGCCTGGagtcgccgcccgcgccgccaggagacagcgcccgcgccgccgacacccaccgcctgcgccgccgacacctgccgcccggccccggcgccgccacccgcTCCGCCGAACCACCCCCGGCCCGGCACCGCCTACCAGTCCGCCCTCCACGCCGCCTGATGCGCCGCCGAaacagaggagggaggagaggtagGGTTTGGCACTGGTGAACCggtgagaagagaggagaaaaaaggaaaattttgataatttgacaCCTTTTTTTCCGTTGCCCAAATGCTTTAATTGATACTCTCTCCATGTTATCATATTTTAACgtataacaccgttgactttttgaccaacgtttaaccatccgtcttattcaaaatttttatgcaaatataaaaatacttacatcatgcttaaagaatatttgatgataaatcaagtcataataaaataaattataattacataaattttttaaataagacgaaaggtcaaatgtttgtcaaaaaatcaacggcgtcatacattaaaatacggagggagtacttgtgaggatgacatgtaggACTATCTAAGTATATGAAAGTGGACTAGGATGTCAAATAATCAAAACCCACTTAAATAAGTGATAAATTATCAAATCTCtcataaaaaaaaggagaaaaggatgGGGAGGAGGTGAGGGGTGCACGATTCACGCGGTCCTGGGCCACCCCGTCCGGCCGAATCGGCCGGATGCACGGAGCCAGCATCTAGAGGAAATATTCCTTAGGTGGTGGCCATATCCCAGTGTTGCCCACCATCCAAACACCTCCAAAATTTGGGTGGCCATATCCTATCCAAGCCCTCCATCCAAATACATCCTAGTTTTAGTTTGCGGCAaattttgtggaaaaaaaaagaggcaaattttgctaacaACGTGACTTTGTGGTTTTAGTTTTAGGACGCGGAGTTTTAGTTTAGGACACTACGCGAATagacttttgggggaaaacactaTCAAAAATTAGATATTTGCTGGTGAATACCGcatcattaaaataataatgtccagatgaggaagagagagaaattgCATGAAATGTCAAAACTGCCcttggcccacatgtcagctcttcTATCTCTCTTCCCTCTATCCCCTCCTTCCAGCGCCGCATCTCTATGAGACGGTGAGCGTGCGCGACGGCTTGGCACGAGCTCACCGGTGAAGGGCAGAGAAGGGGGTGGCTCGGCCGAAGGCCCGGACAGCTAGAGTTGGCCCTCCCTCACCTTCTAGAGGCAATGGCGTGGCCGAGGGTGGCTAGAGGCGGCGAGCACCATAGCCGGTGGCAGCAGTGGGTTCGGGACGGCGACGATGACATGGCTATGGTCGATGACGGCTCAAttaaaggagaggggaggacaTAGGGACTATTGAAAGGCAGCTTGGAGCTGTgcggcgacgaggtcccgaGGCGGCCGACTGCAGCAAGggtcgcggcggcgcggagatGGTCGTGGCTGAGCTGATGGACGGCGGCACGCGTTAGGGAGCTCGCCATGAGGGCAAGGGCAGCAACCATCATCTGGGTCCAGGGTGACGCCGCTGGAGTTGCACCGGTTAGATTTGGAGTGATGCCGCTGCTGCCGTTCCCTATTGCCGGTgccagagggagagagaagagagataggagtgttgacacgtgggcccaaggacatttttgatatttcacgtgatttctctctcctcctcacccggaaattattattttaataggtGCGGCGTCCACAAGAAAATATCCAAGTTTTGAGAGTGTCTTCCCCTAAAAGTTACTTCGTACGGTGTCCTAAAGCTAAACCGCGAAGTtacgatgtcctgtagcaaaaaattttccaaaaaaaaaaattaatcgtTCGGATTATAGGATGGAAAAATGCAGATAGGAAAAATACTAGGGATCAGATGTCTGATCCTAATCAAAAGTTCAGACAGTGTTTCACCgtatagaaaaatattttaaatgtttcaTGACttactaaaaaatatttcaacaaaaagtgtttcatatgtatcATAGCTCaacaaaaaaatgtttcagccTTTAACATCATTGATGACAACATCAGGTTCTATTGTGTGTAGcatcaagaaaaaaatacacTGCACATCATGTGCAACATTATAAGAAAAGAATGAAACACACAAACAGAACAAGATGCAACAGAAATAAACAATATAATTGCAACAAAACCTACAATCATCTTCTTCCCCTACTCCATTGGCTGAATATACTTCTTCCTTCACTCCAGCAACTGGATCCACCAAATGCCATTTCCTCATAAACatgcctcctccacctcctcttccACGGCGAAGCCTCCAAACATCAACCCTCTTGTTCTTCTACTTCCTCGCCTTCCCCTGCTCGCCACCAGCACGCTGACACGTCAGTGCCACCTTGATGACAAGTTGGATCTCCCCACCATGCAGCTCCCTTAAAGTCTATTAGAGGGGATGAAGATGATtgtggaggagggagaagggagccagtggggaggagggaggatcttttggcggcggcggctgcagaaGCAGTGACTCTGGCATCGAGGAGAGGGTTGTTGTTGCCTGCGTGGAGCCATCGAGGTCAGGATATGGGACACTCGCATCCAAGTGTTTCCCGCAACTCAACCGTCGGATCACATCTTGGATAAATGGCTGGGATTCTTGTGGAGGTGTTCGATGGGAGCGTTGCGTTGGATGCTCGATCGTGAGCATTCTTGGAAAAATACATGAATAGAAAAGGATGTGA
This window of the Oryza sativa Japonica Group chromosome 4, ASM3414082v1 genome carries:
- the LOC4335490 gene encoding uncharacterized protein, which translates into the protein MMVPLDPSSKPTSQRRIAEGDTVVVYERHDAMRAVAVRPGAVLQNRFGVFRHDDWIGRPFGCKVHSAASAGGGGARGGKGKGGGFVHLLAPTPELWTLVLSHRTQILYLADISLVVSYLELVPGCLVLESGTGSGSLTTSLARAVAPHGRVCTFDFHDQRAASAREDFERNDLTSIITVAVRDIQGQGFPEEHTGAADAVFLDLPQPWLAIPSAGTMLKQDGVLCSFSPCIEQVQRACEAMRSCFTDIRTFEILLRTYEVREGGLKGATTNEESNAVPLAQKKRKLLAAAETLDVKQNSSVMVRPCSTARGHTGYLTFARLRVHGN
- the LOC9271167 gene encoding 7-deoxyloganetin glucosyltransferase, producing MPPEKQDATMARRQRHAVMIPYPAQGHITPMMKLAKLLHARGFHVTFVNTEFNHRRMLASRGAAALDGGVPGFRFAAIPDGLPPSDADATQDIPALCRSTMTTCLPHVVALLAELNDPTSGVPPVTCVVADAIMSFAYDAARRIGVPCTALCTPSACGFVGYSHYRQLVERGLVPLKDAAQLADGYLDTVVDGARGMCDGVQLRDFPSFIRTTDRGDIMLNFIMREAERLTLPDAVILNTFDDLERPALDAMRAILPPVYTVGPLHLHVRHVVPKGSPLDTAIGSNLWKEQGGLLEWLDGRPPRSVVYVNYGSIAVMTNEQLLEFAWGLAHSGYPFLWNVRPDLVKGDAAVLPPEFLAAVEGRGMLTTWCPQEQVIEHPAVGVFLTHSGWNSTLESLAAGVPMLSWPFFAEQQTNCRYKRTEWGVGMEIGGEVERSDVAATIREAMEGEKGREMRRRAAEWKEMATRVTLPGGTADINLTRLIDEVLLSGGKKRQALDARD